In the Flavobacterium acetivorans genome, one interval contains:
- a CDS encoding RagB/SusD family nutrient uptake outer membrane protein, which yields MKTIRNILLLVVVAIIYACENPLDSTRLDVIGNDLVWDDESLVDAYMANMYDRSDLIEANDNSGDPHVRRYGTQPLGGEAFGRDQGGAYGYTTGNLSGISTGVALPYFGTESWSFIRALNVAIKELSIEDSRLSTNFREQRLGEAYFLRAHAYFRKVIRYGGVPIVDYPQETSLPAEDLRIPRSSEKETYDFIASDLNKAAVLLANKTTTIGRITEPAVWMLMSRAMLYAGSISSNNNLLPLKDINGLVGINPSEAQNYYKLSLEASRKILPAPFGTGNFALRPGQTVVEYRKIFNDIGSANDKESILTIQFNGEGGRYNNEGVYLLPRAKPEHVNWGAWQATWMETLEWYEYKNGIPGIMLPDNSATLRSTLASGQYYNLAQLFADKDPRFRASIALPPYEIQGFSAYMHNTVKNTADANQAGIPLRGPTQNRQSSGMCVIKTANENNPMVINDIGDAPLVVYRIAEAYLNYAEAAHALGDASGLDALNAIRTRAGMPSRTSLTMQNIMHERKIELAFENHRFWDLRRWRIAQTELSPTEKFKHIQWTWDVANNTFTAILVNEKLVRLFKPEHYYFPIPLSSIENNPALEQNPGYNL from the coding sequence ATGAAAACAATTAGAAATATTTTACTATTAGTAGTAGTAGCTATTATATATGCCTGTGAAAATCCACTGGACTCTACACGATTAGATGTTATTGGTAATGATTTAGTTTGGGATGATGAGTCTCTTGTAGATGCATATATGGCAAATATGTATGATCGATCTGATTTAATTGAAGCCAATGACAATTCTGGAGATCCGCATGTAAGACGATATGGTACACAACCATTAGGAGGAGAGGCTTTTGGTAGAGATCAAGGAGGGGCATATGGGTATACAACGGGTAACTTATCCGGTATTAGTACTGGTGTAGCATTGCCTTATTTTGGAACAGAGTCTTGGTCTTTTATCAGAGCTTTAAATGTGGCAATTAAAGAGTTATCAATTGAAGATTCAAGATTGAGTACCAACTTTAGAGAGCAAAGATTAGGAGAAGCGTATTTTTTAAGAGCACATGCGTATTTCAGAAAAGTGATTAGATATGGTGGTGTTCCCATCGTAGATTATCCTCAAGAAACATCTTTACCAGCAGAAGATCTTAGAATTCCTAGAAGTAGTGAGAAAGAAACTTATGATTTTATTGCTAGTGATCTGAACAAGGCAGCAGTATTATTGGCTAATAAAACAACTACTATTGGTAGAATTACAGAACCAGCGGTTTGGATGCTTATGAGTAGAGCAATGTTATATGCTGGTAGTATCTCAAGTAATAATAACCTACTACCATTAAAGGATATTAACGGGCTAGTTGGAATTAATCCTTCTGAAGCCCAAAACTATTATAAATTATCTTTAGAAGCTTCAAGAAAAATACTGCCAGCTCCTTTTGGAACAGGAAATTTTGCCTTAAGGCCTGGTCAAACTGTAGTTGAGTATAGGAAAATATTTAATGATATAGGAAGTGCTAATGATAAGGAGTCTATCTTAACCATACAATTTAACGGAGAAGGAGGTAGATATAATAACGAGGGTGTTTATTTATTGCCTAGAGCAAAACCCGAACACGTAAACTGGGGTGCGTGGCAAGCAACTTGGATGGAAACTCTTGAGTGGTATGAATATAAAAATGGCATTCCCGGAATTATGTTACCTGATAATTCAGCAACTTTACGCAGCACTCTAGCATCTGGACAGTACTATAATTTAGCACAACTTTTTGCGGATAAAGATCCTCGTTTTCGTGCTTCAATAGCTCTACCTCCTTATGAGATACAAGGATTTTCCGCCTACATGCATAATACTGTGAAAAATACAGCAGATGCGAATCAGGCTGGAATTCCGCTTAGAGGACCTACTCAAAACCGTCAATCTTCAGGTATGTGTGTGATTAAAACTGCCAACGAAAACAATCCAATGGTAATTAATGACATTGGTGATGCGCCATTGGTAGTATACAGAATAGCTGAGGCCTATTTGAACTATGCAGAAGCAGCCCATGCTTTAGGGGATGCTTCGGGATTGGATGCCTTAAATGCAATTAGAACACGTGCTGGAATGCCATCAAGAACAAGTCTTACAATGCAGAATATTATGCATGAACGAAAAATAGAATTGGCATTTGAAAATCATCGTTTTTGGGATTTGCGTCGTTGGAGAATAGCACAAACAGAGTTAAGTCCTACCGAAAAATTTAAGCATATTCAATGGACTTGGGATGTTGCTAATAATACTTTTACTGCAATTCTTGTAAATGAAAAATTGGTACGATTATTTAAGCCAGAACATTATTATTTCCCTATTCCTTTATCTAGTATTGAGAATAATCCGGCATTGGAACAAAATCCAGGATATAATTTATAA